Genomic segment of Melanotaenia boesemani isolate fMelBoe1 chromosome 10, fMelBoe1.pri, whole genome shotgun sequence:
TTCCTGTCCCCCTCAGAAGAATCTACAAGGAACAATGAAACATAGAAAGGATGAGGACATACTTAAGTCTCTCTAATATGATCTATTTGTTCATATTATATTTGGATCCAGAGATGAAAATGTGACCTTTTAATTTCAACATTGCTGACTTTGAAAATTATTCAACCTAAAATGCGCAGCTAAGACATGCTTAATATGCACGTTCTGGTTTGTTCTGCCCAGACGCCCGAGTCTggttttttattatcattaatctTAAAGACTGTTTCAAGTGAaaattcaattcaaatcaaatctatttttattaataaaatgaacttttataaataaaattaacttagCTGTAACTGTAACTTAGTTGTAAGTGTAGCTTACCAGTAGCGCTAGCTTAGCTGTAACAGCGGCTTAGCTGTGAGTGTAGCCTAGCTGTAGTTCTAGCTTAGCTGTAACCATAGCTTAGCTGTAGCTTTAGCTTAGCTGTAACAGTAGCTTAGCTGTGAGTGTAGCCTAGCTGTAGTTCTAGCTTAGCTGTAACCATAGCTTAGCTGTAGCTCTAGCTTAGCTGTAACAGCGGCTTAGCTGTGAGTGTAGCCTAGCTGTAGTTCTAGCTTAGCTGTAACCATAGCTTAGCTGTAGCTCTAGCTTAGCTGTAACAGTAGCTTAGCTGTGAGTGTAACCTAGCTGTAGTTCTAGCTTAGCTGTAACCATAGCTTAGCTGTAGCTCTAGCTTAGCTCTAACAGTAGCTTAGCTGTAGCTCTAGCTTAGCTCTAACAGTAGCTTAGCTGTAGCTCTAGCTTAGCTATAACTGTTCAAATGTTTTTCTCAGATGCAGGTACAAATGCTAAAGAaagctgattaaatattttgttagtATAGGCTCATTTTCCACTACAGACGAACCAGTGCCAGTCCGGTGCTGGTGCTAAAGCCAGTGCTTAGCTGGTGCTTCCAAAGAACCTGGTTTTCCACCAGTCAGAGCCAAGTCGGTGCTGCATCATTACTTCATCTAAAATAGTATATAGTGTTACTGGGGGCTACAGTGTATACAGAACCAGTCAAGAAACTACTACTACATTTCAGGGGAAAAGTCTTAAAGGGCTTAAAGGGACTTTAGGGACGACATAACACTGTAATGTCCAGACTGTTGGAACACAGTCTCTGATGAACACAACATTCTCAGATTTTTAGGccaatttattgtttttgactGGACCTCAGATGTTAGCCCCCGACAGCAGGACTTAAAGTGAGCTGTTAGATGTTTGCAGACAATAACATCTAACAGTCTCTTTTCTTTGTGTCCATGTATATTGTTGCTGCAGTGTCACAGTGTAAATTTGTATGTTCAGcaaatgtgtttctgtaaaataaaaaataaaaatagctgtTATGCTTTAAGAAAGACTCATAGTTACCCATATGTTAACAAGGTTTGCAATAAAAACCTGCTAAGAAGTGGTCTATTCATCTACTGAGCTCTTGCAGCTGTAACATCTAGTTTTACATCGGTATGTTGCAACTTATGTTTGGACTCCACACACCAGTATTTTCCTGTGAGTGATCCCTTTCTTGTGTGAGAACCAAAACAGACAGAGAACTAGACTAAACATGTTAATTGACAAGATATTATCACACCTTACAAAGTGAATTTTCAGTCCTCTGTTATACGCTGGCTGAAGCCGCACACAGATTTAACTAATTTACTTTATGATTTAGAGTCATGAGCTCATCCAAGACTAAAATCCGTCATGACAGGGAAAGACACAAATTGCCCTGGATGTGAAGGCTGTCAGCTCTATTTAGGACAATGCCATCTGCTGTCAGTGCTTGTTAGGAGGACTTTtcaaacagacacaaacacacatgcacaaatgaaaacacatgttAATCTGGGGAGAAAATCCAGGATTCCGTAAACTGCTAGTTGTGCTTACATGGCTGGATGGAGGCAACATAGACCCACGTCCAGGCTGGGGAGGCGTGCTGTGAGAGGTAGAGACTCCTCGCAGCAGCCCTGGCACCGTTGGCTGTAGTCGGACGCACTGGTACCATGTCCAAGATGGAGGCAGCAGCTGGGGCTGCCAGTCGGCCTGTGGGTTCAGCTTGTCTACCTGCATCTGTAGCTGAGCCAGAGTGCTATGGGAGGCTCCCAGGGAAAAACTGTGGGTTGATCTTGAGGGGCCATGTCCAAGGCGAGTGGACTGGTGAGGGATACCCTGACAACCAACAAACTGGTGGCCTGGTACACTCTCTACCACTAAGGAGCCTGAGAGACAACATGAACATAACAAGAAGTGATTATAAATACACTATATTGGTATACATGAAGATGATGAAGTCAGAAATACCGAAGTCTTACCCAGATCAACATTTGAAGCCCAGTACGAAGCTTGACTCTGGAAGTGCACAGTGCTTCGTGGTACAAATATGACGCTACATTTTGCCTGCAGGAGGTTTTCAATCTGAAACAGAATCTGCAACAGATGGGacattattaataattttcACTAAAACTAGTGAATTATTAAAGGCATATGCTCCTGATACATCATGTTAAAGACAGACCAGTTTAGAGTTTCCGAATAGGAAAAAGAGACTGCGATGAGATACTGGTGAGTAGATAAATTATCAGACTGGCCTCACCAGACGTTTACAATATAAAAGGGCCATGCCCCCATTCCTGGCTGTGGCCCATTTGGTGAAGCTGATGACATGATCCAAGTGTCTGGATAGATAGCCAATGTCTTCCTGCTGTTTTCGCAAGACTCTCTCATGGTCCTTTGTTACAGCCTAGAAAACATGAGGTGAACAATGAAGCCTCTGCACAGACACTCAACTGGAAACAACACTACAATACAGCACAGGTTCAACTAAAATGTAGCTCTGCTTTTTAGCTTTTGTCATACCTCAAGCTGATTAACTAGCATCTTGCCCTTCTTATTTATCTCAATAATCAAACTGCTGATAGCCGTCTTTATTTCATTGTGAACAGTTGTGCGGTTCTTGTCAACCAGAAGAAGTctgaaaaacatacaaaaacaaccaaaactgAATGTTGCACAAGCTTTTTAACTATCAAACAGGGCATATTTATCAAACATATTTATTCTACAATTACTTTTGACTTGAACGTATATAGAAGTGACGTAAATTCAAATTCTGCATATTTCTGAAATGGTGAGATACATACCCAGTATTTATGGAATTTGACACCTCTTcaatatgtttctttttctcatgcAGCTGTTGGGTCATAGTTTCCATGTGCTGCTTGTGGTTTTTGTAAGCATCGTCAAGGAACTGGTagctaagaaagaaaaaaaaattaaacacaagttaaaaaacaaataaattccatgctttttctttaattaaccTCTTTCCCACCTTGACTTATATAGTAATAAGGAGCAGTTCTTTGCTCAAGTTACATATAGATTTACAACACAAAATAATactttttcatcaataataCATTAAGTTAATCCCTGCATAAATTTTCTGTATAAATCGTGACTCAAGTCAAACTGAATAACATCCTGTCTCCTTTAGATATTTCAAACAAAGCAGTAAATTACACGGAGGTGTAGAAAACATTTAACTACACTGTGGTGTACAATTTGAAAGTACCTGTGGTCTTTGTGTTTGATGAGCTGGCAGTCACGGCAGGTAAGTAAGTCACAGGTCTCACAGAAAAGTTTCACTGGctcctgtttgtggatttcACAGAACATTGGCTTCTTAGTGGACACACCATGGACATCTAGAAAGCAAAAAAATCTTATGATTTCGGTTTTATTACTCAGTCGTTTTGCACAATAGGCAGCAGACTATGAAGAATATGAAAGTAGAATAAGAAGATAttccatattttaaaaaaatgtgatggCAAAAAACAACCTTGAGAGTCGTTGGTCCTCTGTTTTATCATGTGGTCTTTGGTGAATTTGACTCTTTGGTGGGCATCCACACATGTGGCACACAGGTACTCAACACAGTCAACACAAAACCCGGCAGCTTCAGTGTTGTCGTCACAGGTCATGCAGCGCTATAGGTCAAGAAAACATGAACCAGAAGCTCAGGCATATTTGGTCAAACTGATACATATGAGATGAAACTGTCAACTGACAGATGCTGATACTGTTCAGAATTATTTACATCCTAACCCCTCAGggcaaaatttctttcacatcTTGCAGCTATCTCCTTGGAAACTAGAAGCAAGACTGCCCCCGCATGGCCCTAGCCACCAACCTGAACTGTCTTTTCCACTGTGCTGCTGGGAGCCTCAGCTGAGTCCTTCACAAAGACATTATCCATTACATCTACTGCCATACACTCCTGCCTGCACACCGGACAGCAGAGCACATTTACTGaaatcaacagaaaaacagatgtcAGTCAAAATGAAGAAGACTTTGATTTGTGACTAGTTAGTCAATGTGATGATAATAACAAGAAATAGTAAGTATATATCATTTATGTTTGTAAACAGTGACTCACGTGGTTTGTTTGCGCTGTCACCCTCCTGATTTGGCGGCTCTGTCGTGGCCAAATTTCTTGATGGTGAGGGCAAACACTTTTTGCAAAAAGAATGCAGACATGGCAGAAGTTTCGGCTCTCGTGTGTGAAAGTTAAGATGGCATACGGGGCATGTGTCCAGGTAAGCCTGGACGGGTGCACCTGACTTCTCCTCTTGCATGCTCTCAGCTTCGTTCTCGACAACGATCACAGAAACATCCCCCGATTCCTGCTGGTTTTCCGCGAAAACATCCATTCTCTATGGCTCGGAAAATCAACACAAAATGAGCTCGTACAGATTAAACAGACCTGGCGAAGAGCGCATTATATCCCACCCGCATCGTTCTCCTCATTagtgaacattttattttctgttgtctttCCGTATAACGACAATTTTCCCGCTGTTATGCAAACCTTGATCGTGAAAGATAAACGCCACCTCCTCTGTGCTGCAGATGATGCTTTCAAACTGAACCGCCTGCCCTTGTTGCAGCACGAGATGGGGTGGGGTCCAAACATTTCGTCTTGTGATGAAAAAGACTGGCAGGATAAATTCCATTTGACAAGAACTCTTAAACTGTAAGCGTCACTGATGTTATTTTTGGTTGCAAAATTACGGGAGCCATTATTATTAATAAGGAATTGTAATTGTTAGGGTTAGGGTACTCTTTTTAGGCGGCCACTGGGACTTAAAA
This window contains:
- the LOC121648209 gene encoding E3 ubiquitin-protein ligase TRIM33-like, whose amino-acid sequence is MDVFAENQQESGDVSVIVVENEAESMQEEKSGAPVQAYLDTCPVCHLNFHTREPKLLPCLHSFCKKCLPSPSRNLATTEPPNQEGDSANKPLNVLCCPVCRQECMAVDVMDNVFVKDSAEAPSSTVEKTVQRCMTCDDNTEAAGFCVDCVEYLCATCVDAHQRVKFTKDHMIKQRTNDSQDVHGVSTKKPMFCEIHKQEPVKLFCETCDLLTCRDCQLIKHKDHSYQFLDDAYKNHKQHMETMTQQLHEKKKHIEEVSNSINTGLLLVDKNRTTVHNEIKTAISSLIIEINKKGKMLVNQLEAVTKDHERVLRKQQEDIGYLSRHLDHVISFTKWATARNGGMALLYCKRLILFQIENLLQAKCSVIFVPRSTVHFQSQASYWASNVDLGSLVVESVPGHQFVGCQGIPHQSTRLGHGPSRSTHSFSLGASHSTLAQLQMQVDKLNPQADWQPQLLPPSWTWYQCVRLQPTVPGLLRGVSTSHSTPPQPGRGSMLPPSSHILLRGTGSIPSCQTKSLDVFSSISVDMHETPLSISGGVSLPQSEQTTRPAYVNKIRNSAEPVHMGKPNYPICLQSPLPIRNVQGQQTSPGYAVVSQEEKPGTASWKPPKTHNPSEMEGSAVKKRRRSSPGPVIVIKEEIDDDSSYAYASQRASLPDSTDDQPISSQSEGNKVSSPFQSTDDKPHRPSRLDQCKTRALDRIPLDLKQQPVDQTQAGLEEASCAVCQTGGELLCCHKCSKVFHLTCHVPTLLKSPSGKWFCSFCRDLLMSEMEYYKPETQTEKKETDFEGGLTLMERRKCERLLLHLFCSELSSDFQEPVSPLGPMNLSFVKQRLEAEQRRCYQSPAEFVSDIRLIFGKCADSTKADIETSTTWWKLRELFEEHLKLIFPDQSFPEIKLEALTVANYDSQLSPLDSMSQLVKHQRTCSHPQEKRVLHNSSNLPNI